A stretch of Candidatus Poribacteria bacterium DNA encodes these proteins:
- a CDS encoding NAD-dependent epimerase/dehydratase family protein, protein MKVLVIGGTGNISRGIVAALQNRNHEVVLFNRGQHADPPPPGVRVIHGDRKNREDFEAKVGAEEWDAVIDMISFNAEDAASALRACQGRVGHFVHCSTVMTYGPPFSGINLPETAPLQGTSGYGLGKVEADNLLLEAHARDGFPVTIFKPSYTHGPGMNLHRQVGGDGSWIDRLRKGKPILSAGDGLNYFQFLSSRDAGIAFTDILGKSDGFGEIYNIVHPQARTWDEWHRAAAEALGVDIEIVHVSLETLIAMAPERFSGLRGNFGHTQIFSHEKLAAVLPEFTPQVPVTEGVAENIAWMDKHNLVPDSDADDLEDRIIETVRNLPRIR, encoded by the coding sequence ATGAAAGTTTTAGTTATCGGAGGCACGGGCAACATCAGTCGTGGGATTGTTGCCGCGCTGCAAAACCGAAACCATGAAGTCGTCCTGTTCAATCGCGGACAACACGCCGATCCACCGCCGCCAGGTGTTCGCGTAATTCATGGTGACCGAAAAAATCGTGAGGATTTTGAAGCGAAAGTCGGCGCGGAGGAATGGGATGCAGTCATTGATATGATTAGCTTCAACGCCGAAGATGCCGCTTCCGCACTTCGCGCATGTCAGGGACGCGTCGGACACTTCGTTCACTGTTCAACGGTGATGACCTACGGACCCCCATTCAGCGGGATTAACCTCCCAGAGACGGCACCGTTGCAAGGCACATCCGGCTATGGACTTGGGAAAGTCGAAGCGGATAACCTCCTCTTAGAAGCTCACGCACGCGATGGGTTCCCTGTAACCATTTTCAAGCCGTCCTATACACACGGACCCGGCATGAACCTCCATCGGCAGGTGGGTGGAGACGGCAGTTGGATAGACAGGTTGCGGAAGGGGAAACCGATCCTCTCCGCAGGCGACGGATTGAACTATTTTCAATTCCTGTCATCTCGCGACGCTGGAATTGCGTTTACAGATATATTAGGCAAATCCGATGGCTTCGGCGAAATATACAATATCGTCCATCCACAGGCGCGAACGTGGGACGAATGGCACCGTGCCGCGGCGGAGGCACTCGGTGTTGACATAGAGATTGTGCATGTATCCCTAGAGACACTCATCGCGATGGCACCGGAGCGGTTCAGCGGTTTGCGGGGCAACTTCGGGCACACTCAAATCTTCAGCCACGAGAAGTTGGCAGCAGTATTACCTGAATTTACGCCACAAGTTCCGGTTACAGAGGGTGTAGCAGAAAACATCGCGTGGATGGACAAACACAATCTGGTTCCAGATAGCGATGCCGACGATCTGGAGGATCGGATTATTGAGACGGTTCGCAATCTACCGCGTATCCGGTAG
- a CDS encoding phytanoyl-CoA dioxygenase family protein: MLQIQGNKIGAALGSERLDRVEHDLREVGFHIIENVITDEEADAAREAVWNMVEEDIANGHDHSYGDGKIRRVWAIVGKSPIFRYFIQHPTVVAVWKRMLGEDVIASTFTANIVGPGAPAGGWHIDYPYWAMQSPFPSGSLTGQTVWMLDDFTEENGATACIPESHKTLRRPELGEAEGLEMRIAVAPKGSIMFTNGAIWHQSRANLTDTSRVGLLGMYNRSVIYPQEDMPRQLTDDELAGESDVLKQLLGRHIPFRDPNHGQNWHRTDDGFRQV, from the coding sequence ATGCTACAAATACAGGGCAATAAAATTGGGGCAGCATTAGGTTCAGAGAGACTTGACCGTGTTGAACATGACCTGCGCGAAGTCGGCTTCCATATCATCGAAAATGTGATTACCGACGAAGAGGCAGACGCAGCGCGCGAGGCAGTCTGGAACATGGTGGAAGAGGATATCGCCAACGGACATGATCACAGTTATGGGGATGGTAAAATTCGACGCGTCTGGGCAATCGTCGGGAAATCGCCAATCTTCCGCTATTTCATCCAGCACCCAACTGTGGTTGCAGTGTGGAAACGGATGCTCGGCGAAGATGTTATCGCTTCCACGTTTACTGCGAACATCGTTGGACCCGGCGCACCGGCAGGCGGTTGGCATATCGACTATCCCTATTGGGCGATGCAATCCCCGTTCCCGTCCGGTTCATTGACGGGACAGACGGTCTGGATGTTAGATGACTTTACTGAAGAGAACGGGGCAACGGCGTGTATTCCAGAGTCACACAAAACGCTCCGCCGCCCGGAGTTAGGAGAGGCAGAAGGGCTTGAGATGCGCATCGCTGTCGCACCGAAAGGCTCTATCATGTTCACGAACGGTGCAATCTGGCATCAGTCTCGGGCGAACCTGACGGATACATCCCGCGTCGGATTACTCGGTATGTATAACCGTTCGGTTATCTATCCACAGGAGGATATGCCGCGTCAGCTGACAGATGACGAGTTGGCAGGCGAAAGCGATGTGCTAAAACAGTTGTTAGGTAGGCATATACCGTTCCGTGATCCTAATCACGGACAGAATTGGCATCGCACGGATGACGGGTTTCGTCAGGTATAG
- a CDS encoding Ldh family oxidoreductase produces the protein MPIVTHDVLRKFVYDIYRGAGGTEEDARIVSDHVVDSNLVGHDSHGVINAPNYIGGMEGGPAVDKMEIVRESGAATVINANGALGMVAARKAMEMAIEKAESCTIGAVGLHRCGHAGRMGEYPPIAARAGMIGIVLLNGGGRFMHPHGGTSRRLPPNPIAISVPRQGGEPLLLDMTLSVVAGGKLLVQTARGESIPEGWMIDAEGEPLTDPNAFRERPQDTAVMPLGGFQFGHKGFGLGVMIDAIAGGLSWAGCSREEPTRGASGIVMFAIKIEDFIDLADYEQEIAYLVEWVKSSARLPGVDEIYAPGEFEERNRQKRLREGIPIEEPTWNRLVEAAERFDVPVPV, from the coding sequence ATGCCGATTGTAACTCATGATGTTTTGAGAAAGTTTGTGTATGACATATACCGCGGGGCGGGTGGCACAGAGGAGGACGCACGTATCGTCAGTGACCACGTCGTCGATTCTAACCTCGTCGGACACGATTCACACGGTGTTATCAACGCCCCGAACTATATCGGCGGCATGGAAGGGGGTCCCGCCGTAGATAAAATGGAGATTGTCAGAGAGAGCGGTGCAGCGACCGTTATCAATGCCAACGGTGCGCTCGGTATGGTTGCCGCTCGTAAGGCGATGGAGATGGCTATCGAAAAGGCAGAAAGCTGCACGATCGGTGCGGTTGGGTTGCATCGGTGTGGGCACGCAGGACGGATGGGTGAATATCCACCGATTGCGGCACGTGCTGGTATGATCGGGATCGTTCTGCTCAACGGCGGTGGACGTTTCATGCATCCGCACGGTGGGACTTCTCGCAGACTGCCACCGAATCCGATTGCGATCTCAGTGCCGCGTCAGGGCGGGGAACCTCTTCTCCTTGATATGACGCTCAGTGTCGTCGCAGGCGGGAAATTGCTCGTTCAGACGGCGCGTGGTGAATCTATACCGGAAGGCTGGATGATAGATGCCGAAGGTGAACCGCTCACCGACCCGAATGCGTTTCGTGAACGTCCACAGGACACAGCCGTTATGCCACTCGGTGGTTTCCAGTTCGGACACAAAGGGTTTGGTCTCGGTGTGATGATAGATGCCATCGCGGGTGGGTTGTCTTGGGCAGGATGTAGCCGTGAAGAACCGACCCGCGGCGCGAGTGGTATTGTGATGTTTGCGATTAAAATTGAAGATTTCATCGATTTAGCGGATTATGAACAAGAGATCGCGTATCTTGTAGAGTGGGTGAAGTCTTCCGCGCGGTTGCCCGGTGTTGACGAAATCTATGCCCCTGGAGAATTTGAGGAACGGAACCGCCAGAAACGCCTGCGTGAAGGTATACCCATAGAAGAGCCGACTTGGAATCGCCTCGTTGAAGCCGCAGAACGCTTTGATGTTCCGGTTCCCGTATAG